The genomic interval TAAAAAGCCTTGCAGGCGATTTTCATAAATATTATAATGAAAACCGCGTTATAGGAAGTGATAACGAAAATGCAAGACTGAAGGTTTTTGCAGTAGTTGCTCTTTGTATACGAACGGCTTTCTCACTAATGGGACTAGAAGCAAAAGCGAAAATGTAATGCAGGCTCTAGCTCTAAAATATCGCCCAAAAAATTTTGACGAACTGATCGGTCAAGATACTATCGCTAAAAGTCTTTCTCATGCACTTGACAGCAAACGTCTAAGCCACGCTTATCTTTTCAGCGGGCTTAGAGGAAGCGGCAAAACCTCATCAGCGCGTATTTTTGCAAAAGATTTAATTTGTGAAAAAGGTCCTACAAGTCATGCATGTGAAGAATGTGATAACTGTATAATGGCAAATGAAGGGCGTCATATTGACATTATAGAAATGGACGCGGCAAGTCATAGAAAAATCGATGATATAAGAGAACTGATTGAGCAGACGAAATACGCTCCAAGCGTTGCAAGATATAAAATTTTTATTATTGATGAAGTTCATATGCTAACGACTGAAGCTTCAAATGCACTTTTAAAAACGCTTGAGGAACCGCCTGAATATGTGAAATTTATATTAGCCACAACCAATCCGCTAAAACTTCCTGTAACGGTGCTTTCAAGAACACAACACTTTCGTTTTAAACCGATTGCCACAAATCTCATAATGGCGCATTTGGAATATATTTTACAAAATGAAAATATAGCTTACGAACAATCTGCAATTGAAATTCTAGCTCGTAGCGGTTCCGGCTCACTTAGGGATACTCTTACACTTTTGGACCAGGCTATAATTTTTAGCGGCGAAAATATAACTCAAAGCAAAATTGCAGAAATGCTTGGACTTTTAGATCCGACAAAAATCGATGAAATTTTAAAAATTATAATTAACCAAGATAGAAACGCGCTGATTGATATCATAAAAGAGATTGAAAATTATGCGCCTGAAACAATTATCGATGAACTTATATCAAATCTTAAATCGAAATTTTTAAAACGCGACACATCTTTTAGTCTGCTTATGTATGAGCGATTTTTTAGAATACTTGCGATTGCAAAAGGTATGCTTTCAATTAGCAATGACAA from Campylobacter hominis ATCC BAA-381 carries:
- a CDS encoding DNA polymerase III subunit gamma/tau — protein: MQALALKYRPKNFDELIGQDTIAKSLSHALDSKRLSHAYLFSGLRGSGKTSSARIFAKDLICEKGPTSHACEECDNCIMANEGRHIDIIEMDAASHRKIDDIRELIEQTKYAPSVARYKIFIIDEVHMLTTEASNALLKTLEEPPEYVKFILATTNPLKLPVTVLSRTQHFRFKPIATNLIMAHLEYILQNENIAYEQSAIEILARSGSGSLRDTLTLLDQAIIFSGENITQSKIAEMLGLLDPTKIDEILKIIINQDRNALIDIIKEIENYAPETIIDELISNLKSKFLKRDTSFSLLMYERFFRILAIAKGMLSISNDNGYTFAMAFFKMMEAVNLRQIDELIEASKNINQNTTKVQPQNAQNFTENQNLDGRNSKNLQSSTKTEQTLTNMPPYKLFVKNIYDRDYDLGEIFDNYIEFDSFENGVMTIISNATNIKTRNALNIGFKALKEILKQTFGEKATLKVIKKDSEVLKEQIKKNMSLNEDRNETNEAIEKLQQMKKTNKMTNEEILINELDRLFGAYKV